The Monomorium pharaonis isolate MP-MQ-018 chromosome 5, ASM1337386v2, whole genome shotgun sequence genome includes a window with the following:
- the LOC105829372 gene encoding 40S ribosomal protein S2 gives MADAAPAARGGFRGGFGSRGGDRGGLRGRGGRGRGRGRGRGRGKEDSKEWVPVTKLGRLVRDGKIQSLEHIYLFSLPIKEFEIIDKFLGPDLKDEVLKIMPVQKQTRAGQRTRFKAFVAIGDSNGHIGLGVKCSKEVATAIRGAIILAKLSVVPVRRGYWGNKIGKPHTVPCKVTGKCGSVQVRLIPAPRGTGIVSAPVPKKLLQMAGIEDCYTSARGSTCTLGNFAKATYAAIAKTYAYLTPDLWKEQALGKTPYQEFAEYLSKTHKGGARAAEVV, from the exons atgGCGGACGCTGCTCCAGCCGCACGTGGTGGCTTTCGTGGAGGTTTTGGCTCTCGTGGTGGTGATCGTGGGGGTTTGAGAGGTCGAGGAGGACGTGGTAGAGGTAGAGGACGCGGTCGTGGACGTGGGAAGGAAGACAGCAAGGAATGGGTCCCAGTTACTAAGCTGGGTCGTTTGGTCAGAGATGGCAAAATCCAATCTCTTGaacatatttatctattttcccTGCCCATCAAAGAATTCGAAATCATTGACAAGTTTCTCGGGCCAGACCTCAAGGACGAGGTCTTAAAGATCATGCCAGTGCAGAAGCAGACAAGAGCAGGTCAACGCACGCGTTTTAAG GCTTTTGTAGCCATTGGAGATAGCAATGGCCACATTGGACTCGGAGTGAAGTGCTCTAAGGAAGTGGCCACTGCCATTCGCGGTGCCATCATTCTGGCCAAGCTTTCCGTCGTGCCCGTACGACGCGGTTACTGGGGCAATAAGATCGGCAAACCACACACGGTGCCATGCAAGGTGACTGGCAAATGTGGCTCTGTGCAGGTGCGCCTGATCCCAGCGCCCAGAGGTACCGGCATCGTGTCCGCCCCAGTTCCCAAGAAGCTGCTGCAGATGGCCGGCATCGAAGATTGCTACACCTCGGCCAGGGGCTCCACCTGCACCCTCGGCAACTTTGCCAAAGCGACGTATGCCGCGATCGCCAAGACGTACGCGTACCTGACGCCCGATCTCTGGAAGGAGCAGGCCCTGGGCAAGACGCCGTACCAAGAATTTGCAGAGTATCTGTCAAAGACTCATAAAGGAGGCGCAAGAGCAGCGGAAGTtgtctaa
- the LOC105839294 gene encoding delta-1-pyrroline-5-carboxylate dehydrogenase, mitochondrial, producing MLGLVCRQVNLLANTQKVGSRCLGSIVPVSSPPDFPLENEPILSYKKGSPERAELEKVLDKMSGECEEVPLVIGNEEIKTDLCRYQVMPHNHKEKVAKYYWATPQLVKKAIDVAVKAQREWEKWPIEKRLEMWLRIADLMSTKYRQCLNAATMLGQSKTIIQAEIDSAAELIDFFRMHAYFVKDSLKYQPISPNQQTLNSMRYRGMDGFVAAVSPFNFTAIGGNLSYTPALMGNAVLWKPSDTALLSNWWIFKICREAGVPPGVVNFIPCEGPVFGDTITSSPHLSGLNFTGSVPTFNRLWAQIGQNLSKYRNYPKLIGECGGKNYHFVHASADVETVIYATIRSAFEFNGQKCSACSRMYVPESLWGKVKDGLLAFRQKLKIGDVQDFTVFTGAVIDAIAFKRISGYIEYAKKSPKMEILGGGGYDDSCGYFIEPTIVQTKDPKEKLMTEEIFGPVLTIYVYKDSELDETVKLVETSTPYALTGAIFTQDEEWAKKALEDFKYTAGNFYVNDKSTGSVVGQQPFGGSRMSGTNDKAGGPHYALRWASPQAIKETFAPIREYDYPYMRS from the exons ATGTTGGGCCTGGTCTGCCGTCAAGTGAATTTGCTGGCGAATACCCAAAA AGTCGGCAGTAGATGTTTGGGATCGATAGTTCCTGTGTCGAGTCCACCGGACTTTCCGTTGGAGAATGAGCCCATTCTCAGCTACAAGAAGGGCAGTCCGGAAAGAGCGGAGTTGGAGAAGGTCCTGGATAAAATGAGTGGAGAATGCGAGGAGGTGCCATTAGTTATTGGAAATGAGGAAATCAAAACTGATCTATGCAGATATCAAGTTATG CCCCACAATCACAAGGAGAAGGTTGCTAAATATTACTGGGCCACGCCGCAGCTCGTAAAGAAGGCGATCGACGTCGCGGTGAAAGCGCAACGAGAATGGGAGAAGTGGCCAATCGAGAAGCGGCTGGAGATGTGGTTAAGGATAGCGGATCTGATGTCAACCAAGTACAGACAGTGTCTTAACGCCGCTACCATGCTCGGCCAGAGCAAGACCATAATCCAAGCGGAGATTGATAGCGCGGCGGAGCTGATTGATTTTTTCAGGATGCACGCGTATTTTGTGAAGGATAGCCTCAAGTACCAGCCGATATCACCGAATCAGCAGACCCTCAACTCGATGAGGTATCGCGGCATGGACGGTTTCGTCGCAGCAGTGTCGCCCTTCAACTTCACCGCCATTGGCGGTAATCTCAGCTATACGCCGGCACTGATG GGTAACGCCGTGCTCTGGAAGCCGTCCGATACCGCATTATTATCCAACTGGTGGATCTTTAAGATATGCAGGGAAGCCGGAGTGCCACCCGGTGTGGTGAATTTCATTCCTTGCGAAGGGCCCGTGTTCGGCGACACCATCACCTCTTCGCCACATCTCTCCGGGCTCAACTTCACCGGTTCAGTACCGACGTTCAACCGTCTGTGGGCCCAGATCGGTCAGAACCTCTCTAAGTACAGGAACTATCCGAAACTGATTGGCGAGTGCGGTGGCAAGAACTATCATTTTGTCCACGCGAGTGCCGACGTGGAGACTGTCATTTACGCGACAATAAGGAGTGCGTTCGAGTTCAACGGACAGAAGTGTTCCGCTTGCAGTAGAATGTACGTGCCGGAGTCTCTATGGGGCAAG GTGAAAGATGGCCTTTTAGCTTTTCGTCAGAAACTCAAAATCGGTGACGTTCAAGACTTCACCGTATTCACTGGCGCCGTTATAGACGCCATCGCATTCAAACGTATTTCCGGTTACATCGAATATGCGAAGAAATCGCCCAAAATGGAAATTCTCGGTGGTGGAGGCTACGACGATTC ATGCGGATACTTCATCGAACCGACAATAGTACAAACCAAAGATCCGAAAGAAAAACTCATGACAGAAGAGATATTTGGCCCGGTACTCACGATATACGTTTATAAGGATTCCGAGCTAGACGAAACAGTGAAGCTGGTGGAAACATCCACGCCTTATGCCTTAACAGGCGCGATATTTACGCAAGATGA AGAATGGGCGAAGAAGGCGCTCGAGGACTTCAAGTATACTGCTGGTAATTTTTATGTCAACGATAAATCCACCGGATCGGTAGTCGGCCAACAACCGTTCGGCGGAAGTCGAATGTCTGGTACAAACGACAAAGCCGGCGGTCCTCACTATGCTCTTCGCTGGGCGTCCCCGCAGGCGATTAAAGAAACTTTCGCACCCATACGAGAATACGACTATCCGTACATGAGATCCTAA
- the LOC105839277 gene encoding pre-mRNA-processing factor 40 homolog A isoform X1 yields MASNDGIPPPAAVTGFSSATPANIASNFVPPIMPTAPFIPPPSLPPGPPGIMPPQFSIPPPGFTFPITAAPPQEAGVIAASPQIAAPGIPPPSPISSDATTATMSVSTTAEKKTDWSEHKAPDGRTYYYNSVTKQSLWEKPDELKTPSELLLSQCPWKEYKSENGKVYYHNVNTKESRWSIPPELEELKARIIAEEAAAAAAAVVANATNSNIAPVAIQHLSPNVATISQTSTPESGGKSAIEQAMAATLAAINIPTPPAKPDEDSNSAMGSANDSRTSTPEPKMQFKDKKEAVEAFKELLRERDVPSNATWEQAVKLIQNDPRYPQMKKLNERKQAFHSYKTQKLKEEREQERLRLKKAKEDLEQFLLEGGRMLSTTKYYKCEEMFGNLEVWRAVGDSDRRDIYEDVIFNLAKREKEEAKQLKKRNTKRLAQVLDTMTEVTYRTTWQEAQALLLQHPAFAEDANLLEMDKEDALIVFENHIRQLEKDEEEEKECEKKRRKRQERKNRDGFIYLLDELHEQGKLTSMSLWVELYPMLSADLRFSAMLGQSGSTPLDLFKFYVEDLKSRFHDEKKIIREILKDKNFEVQVNTTFEEFATVVCEDRKSATLDAGNVKLTYNLLLEKAEAREKERVKEETRKFKKLETGFKNLLKTLNVDYQMAWEDVRPKIEEEQDFKAITLESERIRILKEYQHELEESCSHHHIRSKKKKAKKLKRKSRSRSHSESEGSEKGLRRKRHRSHSPSIPSKSDSSESETKKTKRKKNKKKRGRSHSRSHSGLPSSEESPERKRKEEKHRRPSIHSEGSATENNEPHEGLSEDELEKQRAQLLRELQLQQEEN; encoded by the exons ATG GCTTCGAATGATGGAATTCCGCCACCCGCTGCCGTAACAGGATTTTCATCAGCAACGCCAGCAAATATCGCATCTAATTTTGTGCCACCTATTATGCCTACGGCACCATTTATTCCTCCTCCCAGTTTACCACCAGGTCCTCCAGGTATAATGCCACCTCAGTTTTCTATACCTCCACCTGGTTTTACCTTCCCTATCACCGCGGCACCTCCTCAAGAGGCTGGAGTTATAG CTGCGTCACCACAAATAGCAGCACCAGGAATTCCACCACCCTCGCCTATCAGTAGCGATGCCACTACTGCGACAATGTCCGTCTCTACTACGGCAGAGAAAAAGACTGACTGGAGTGAGCATAAGGCACCTGATGGCAGAACGTATTACTATAATAGCGTCACAAAGCAATCTTTATGGGAAAAACCGGACGAGCTAAAAACGCCAAGCGAATTGCTACTGTCACAGTGCCCCTGGAAAGAGTACAAGTCAGAGAATGGCAAGGTATACTACCATAACGTCAATACCAAGGAATCTAGATGGTCGATACCGCCAGAGTTGGAGGAACTGAAGGCACGCATTATAGCAGAGGAAGCTGCTGCAGCCGCTGCGGCTGTTGTGGCAAATGCGACGAATTC CAACATAGCTCCCGTAGCTATACAACACTTGTCGCCAAACGTCGCGACTATATCGCAGACTAGCACACCAGAGTCAGGTGGAAAGTCGGCTATTGAGCAAGCGATGGCCGCAACACTCGCAGCAATCAATATCCCAACTCCGCCCGCGAAACCGGATGAGGACAGTAATTCCGCGATGGGCTCGGCCAACGATAGTCGCACTAGCACGCCTGAACCTAAGATGCAGTTCAAGGATAAAAAGGAAGCGGTCGAGGCATTCAAGGAATTGCTGAGGGAAAGGGATGTGCCATCAAATGCCACATGGGAACAGGCAGTCAAATTGATTCAGAATGATCCTAGGTATCCACAGATGAAGAAGCTGAATGAGCGTAAACAGGCCTTCCACTCATACAAGACGCAGAAACTGAAGGAGGAACGTGAGCAAGAGAGACTCAG ATTAAAGAAGGCTAAGGAGGATTTAGAGCAGTTCTTATTAGAGGGCGGCAGAATGTTAAGCACAaccaaatattacaaatgtgaGGAAATGTTCGGTAATTTGGAAGTTTGGAGAGCGGTCGGAGATTCGGACCGCCGAGACATTTATGAGGATGTTATCTTCAATTTGGCGAAACGCGAAAAGGAAGAGGCAAAACAATTGAAGAAGAGAAATACTAAGAGATTGGCGCAAGTTTTGGACACTATGACAGAGGTAACGTACAGGACCACATGGCAGGAAGCGCAGGCATTGTTATTACAACATCCCGCATTTGCGGAAGACGCAAATTTGTTAGAAATGGATAAGGAAGACGCTCTGATTGTATTCGAGAACCACATTCGTCAATTGGAAAAGGAcgaggaggaagaaaaagagtgCGAGAAGAAACGAAGGAAACGGCAGGAGAGGAAAAACAGAGATGGCTTCATA TATTTACTTGATGAACTTCATGAGCAAGGCAAGCTCACGTCGATGTCGCTCTGGGTAGAACTGTACCCCATGTTGTCCGCTGATTTGCGCTTCTCAGCTATGCTAGGACAGTCCGGTTCGACTCCACTGGATCTATTCAAATTCTATGTTGAAGATTTGAAATCTCGATTTCACGACGAGAAAAAGATCATTCGTGAGATACTCAAAGACAAGAACTTTGAAGTGCAAGTAAACACGACTTTCGAAGAATTCGCCACGGTCGTGTGTGAGGATCGAAAGTCGGCGACCCTGGATGCGGGTaacgttaaattaacatacaatTTACTGCTAGAGAAGGCAGAAGCGCGCGAGAAGGAACGCGTCAAGGAAGAAACACGAAAATTTAAGAAGTTGGAGACTGGTTTCAAGAACTTGCTCAAGACATTGAATGTAGATTATCAAATGGCGTGGGAGGACGTGAGGCCGAAAATCGAGGAGGAGCAAGATTTCAAGGCGATTACCTTAGAGAGCGAAAGAATACGGATATTGAAAGAGTATCAGCATGAGCTGGAAGAAAGTTGCAGTCATCATCATATtagaagtaaaaagaaaaaggcaAAGAAATTGAAGCGCAAATCACGATCGCGTTCACATAGC GAGTCAGAAGGTAGCGAAAAAGGCTTGAGGAGAAAGCGGCACAGGTCGCATTCGCCCAGTATTCCCAGCAAGTCTGACAGTTCTGAATCAGAAACAAAGAAGACcaagaggaagaaaaataaaaaaaagagaggccGCAGCCATTCA cGTTCCCATTCCGGTCTTCCATCCTCCGAGGAATCCCCAGAGAGGAAACGTAAAGAAGAGAAACACAGAAGGCCTTCCATTCACAGCGAAGGTTCCGCTACGGAAAATAACGAGCCCCATGAAGGTCTTTCCGAGGATGAGCTTGAGAAACAAAGGGCACAACTTCTGCGCGAGCTTCAACTGCAACAAGAAGAGAACTAA
- the LOC105839277 gene encoding pre-mRNA-processing factor 40 homolog A isoform X2 produces MPTAPFIPPPSLPPGPPGIMPPQFSIPPPGFTFPITAAPPQEAGVIAASPQIAAPGIPPPSPISSDATTATMSVSTTAEKKTDWSEHKAPDGRTYYYNSVTKQSLWEKPDELKTPSELLLSQCPWKEYKSENGKVYYHNVNTKESRWSIPPELEELKARIIAEEAAAAAAAVVANATNSNIAPVAIQHLSPNVATISQTSTPESGGKSAIEQAMAATLAAINIPTPPAKPDEDSNSAMGSANDSRTSTPEPKMQFKDKKEAVEAFKELLRERDVPSNATWEQAVKLIQNDPRYPQMKKLNERKQAFHSYKTQKLKEEREQERLRLKKAKEDLEQFLLEGGRMLSTTKYYKCEEMFGNLEVWRAVGDSDRRDIYEDVIFNLAKREKEEAKQLKKRNTKRLAQVLDTMTEVTYRTTWQEAQALLLQHPAFAEDANLLEMDKEDALIVFENHIRQLEKDEEEEKECEKKRRKRQERKNRDGFIYLLDELHEQGKLTSMSLWVELYPMLSADLRFSAMLGQSGSTPLDLFKFYVEDLKSRFHDEKKIIREILKDKNFEVQVNTTFEEFATVVCEDRKSATLDAGNVKLTYNLLLEKAEAREKERVKEETRKFKKLETGFKNLLKTLNVDYQMAWEDVRPKIEEEQDFKAITLESERIRILKEYQHELEESCSHHHIRSKKKKAKKLKRKSRSRSHSESEGSEKGLRRKRHRSHSPSIPSKSDSSESETKKTKRKKNKKKRGRSHSRSHSGLPSSEESPERKRKEEKHRRPSIHSEGSATENNEPHEGLSEDELEKQRAQLLRELQLQQEEN; encoded by the exons ATGCCTACGGCACCATTTATTCCTCCTCCCAGTTTACCACCAGGTCCTCCAGGTATAATGCCACCTCAGTTTTCTATACCTCCACCTGGTTTTACCTTCCCTATCACCGCGGCACCTCCTCAAGAGGCTGGAGTTATAG CTGCGTCACCACAAATAGCAGCACCAGGAATTCCACCACCCTCGCCTATCAGTAGCGATGCCACTACTGCGACAATGTCCGTCTCTACTACGGCAGAGAAAAAGACTGACTGGAGTGAGCATAAGGCACCTGATGGCAGAACGTATTACTATAATAGCGTCACAAAGCAATCTTTATGGGAAAAACCGGACGAGCTAAAAACGCCAAGCGAATTGCTACTGTCACAGTGCCCCTGGAAAGAGTACAAGTCAGAGAATGGCAAGGTATACTACCATAACGTCAATACCAAGGAATCTAGATGGTCGATACCGCCAGAGTTGGAGGAACTGAAGGCACGCATTATAGCAGAGGAAGCTGCTGCAGCCGCTGCGGCTGTTGTGGCAAATGCGACGAATTC CAACATAGCTCCCGTAGCTATACAACACTTGTCGCCAAACGTCGCGACTATATCGCAGACTAGCACACCAGAGTCAGGTGGAAAGTCGGCTATTGAGCAAGCGATGGCCGCAACACTCGCAGCAATCAATATCCCAACTCCGCCCGCGAAACCGGATGAGGACAGTAATTCCGCGATGGGCTCGGCCAACGATAGTCGCACTAGCACGCCTGAACCTAAGATGCAGTTCAAGGATAAAAAGGAAGCGGTCGAGGCATTCAAGGAATTGCTGAGGGAAAGGGATGTGCCATCAAATGCCACATGGGAACAGGCAGTCAAATTGATTCAGAATGATCCTAGGTATCCACAGATGAAGAAGCTGAATGAGCGTAAACAGGCCTTCCACTCATACAAGACGCAGAAACTGAAGGAGGAACGTGAGCAAGAGAGACTCAG ATTAAAGAAGGCTAAGGAGGATTTAGAGCAGTTCTTATTAGAGGGCGGCAGAATGTTAAGCACAaccaaatattacaaatgtgaGGAAATGTTCGGTAATTTGGAAGTTTGGAGAGCGGTCGGAGATTCGGACCGCCGAGACATTTATGAGGATGTTATCTTCAATTTGGCGAAACGCGAAAAGGAAGAGGCAAAACAATTGAAGAAGAGAAATACTAAGAGATTGGCGCAAGTTTTGGACACTATGACAGAGGTAACGTACAGGACCACATGGCAGGAAGCGCAGGCATTGTTATTACAACATCCCGCATTTGCGGAAGACGCAAATTTGTTAGAAATGGATAAGGAAGACGCTCTGATTGTATTCGAGAACCACATTCGTCAATTGGAAAAGGAcgaggaggaagaaaaagagtgCGAGAAGAAACGAAGGAAACGGCAGGAGAGGAAAAACAGAGATGGCTTCATA TATTTACTTGATGAACTTCATGAGCAAGGCAAGCTCACGTCGATGTCGCTCTGGGTAGAACTGTACCCCATGTTGTCCGCTGATTTGCGCTTCTCAGCTATGCTAGGACAGTCCGGTTCGACTCCACTGGATCTATTCAAATTCTATGTTGAAGATTTGAAATCTCGATTTCACGACGAGAAAAAGATCATTCGTGAGATACTCAAAGACAAGAACTTTGAAGTGCAAGTAAACACGACTTTCGAAGAATTCGCCACGGTCGTGTGTGAGGATCGAAAGTCGGCGACCCTGGATGCGGGTaacgttaaattaacatacaatTTACTGCTAGAGAAGGCAGAAGCGCGCGAGAAGGAACGCGTCAAGGAAGAAACACGAAAATTTAAGAAGTTGGAGACTGGTTTCAAGAACTTGCTCAAGACATTGAATGTAGATTATCAAATGGCGTGGGAGGACGTGAGGCCGAAAATCGAGGAGGAGCAAGATTTCAAGGCGATTACCTTAGAGAGCGAAAGAATACGGATATTGAAAGAGTATCAGCATGAGCTGGAAGAAAGTTGCAGTCATCATCATATtagaagtaaaaagaaaaaggcaAAGAAATTGAAGCGCAAATCACGATCGCGTTCACATAGC GAGTCAGAAGGTAGCGAAAAAGGCTTGAGGAGAAAGCGGCACAGGTCGCATTCGCCCAGTATTCCCAGCAAGTCTGACAGTTCTGAATCAGAAACAAAGAAGACcaagaggaagaaaaataaaaaaaagagaggccGCAGCCATTCA cGTTCCCATTCCGGTCTTCCATCCTCCGAGGAATCCCCAGAGAGGAAACGTAAAGAAGAGAAACACAGAAGGCCTTCCATTCACAGCGAAGGTTCCGCTACGGAAAATAACGAGCCCCATGAAGGTCTTTCCGAGGATGAGCTTGAGAAACAAAGGGCACAACTTCTGCGCGAGCTTCAACTGCAACAAGAAGAGAACTAA
- the LOC105839289 gene encoding tRNA (cytosine(34)-C(5))-methyltransferase, which produces MGKGRKNKPKKNFAEKRREKQKKKNEWDNTPHRSYADIIRENKDFENYYKTQGIVPEDKWDAFIITMRTNLPVAFRITGSKAEAKALLRIIKSDFFKGILNANLNEDSKEDINSQKTILHSLPFYPEELAWQLQLTRKDIRRSEAYFRLHNFLIAETNNGSISRQEVVSMIPPLVLDVKPSHKVLDMCAAPGSKTAQLIEMIHADERSNPPEGFVIANDLDNTRCYMLVHQAKRLNSPNILITNHDASVMPNFTITKLDGTKDILKFDRILADVPCSGDGTMRKNPDIWCKWSPANGSNLHGIQYRIAKRGLELLTVGGRMVYSTCSLNPIENEAVLHRLLCETGDSVQLVDCRDLVPGLICDPGVTHWKPASKNLQYYNSWDDVPEQWQTQVRPKMFPPEENEASKFHLERCMRILPHHQDTGGFFVAVLEKIKSLPWESCVLNQNVQDSNEDKEMHALEKVSQDTKLLEGGKRTLEKEKKSRESQKKRRRTMGYREDPFVFFKDQMEDVWQSIKDFYGISDDLDPRCLLVRCHEGKKKNIYFTSSAIRDIVISNEKKVKMINTGVKTFVRCDNKNMNCAFRLAQEGMHSIIHYISDDRKVQISKEDLIMLLQNDDPHTPPEIVKLNSDTQERLKEFATGSCILLYTEEKTDTLNRLNLQLVGWRGIMSLRAYVPTCDAIHYLRLLGADCSKFEKNKFEENRAAALTEDVNNGDVKTEFETEVKTED; this is translated from the exons ATGGGTAAAGGTCGAAAGAATAAGCCGAAGAAGAATTTTGCTGAAAAACGTCGTGAGAAGCAGAAA aaaaagaATGAATGGGATAATACTCCTCATAGAAGCTACGCAGATATTATTCGGGAGAACAAAGATTTtgagaattattataaaacacaaGGAATAGTACCAGAAGATAAATGGGATGCGTTTATCATTACTATGAGAACTAATTTGCCAGTTGCTTTTCGTATTACTGGTTCGAAAGCTGAAGCTAAAGCCTTACtgagaataattaaaagtgatttttttaaagggATTTTGAATGCAAATTTGAATGAGGACAGTAAGGAAGACATTAATAGTCAGAAAACTATATTACATAGTTTACCTTTTTATCCGGAGGAATTAGCTTGGCAATTGCAATTAACTAGGAAAGATATTCGACGATCCGAGGCATATTTTAGGTTGCATAATTTCCTCATTGCTGAAACCAACAATGGTAGTATTAGCAGACAGGAAGTAGTTAGTATGATTCCTCCTCTGGTTCTGGATGTTAAACCATCGCATAAGGTCCTTGATATGTGTGCCGCTCCAGGATCAAAAACAGCACAACTAATAGAAATGATACATGCAGATGAGAGAAGTAATCCTCCTG aagGATTTGTAATAGCCAATGACCTTGACAACACTCGTTGCTATATGCTGGTGCATCAAGCTAAAAGATTAAACAGCCCAAACATTCTTATCACAAATCATGATGCATCAGTTATgccaaattttacaattacaaaattggATGGTACAAAAGATATATTGAA ATTTGATAGGATACTTGCTGATGTCCCATGTAGTGGTGATGGTACTATGCGAAAGAATCCAGATATATGGTGCAAGTGGAGCCCTGCTAATGGCAGTAATCTCCATGG GATTCAGTACAGGATAGCAAAACGTGGTTTAGAACTGTTAACAGTTGGAGGAAGGATGGTATACTCTACGTGTTCGTTAAATCCTATTGAAAATGAAGCTGTGCTTCATAGACTTCTTTGTGAAACTGGAGATTCAGTACAGTTGGTTGATTGTAGAGATTTAGTGCCAGGATTAATATGTGACCCTG gtGTCACACATTGGAAACCAGcatctaaaaatttacaatattacaatagcTGGGACGATGTACCAGAACAGTGGCAAACACAAGTACGGCCAAAAATGTTTCCTCCAGAAGAAAACGAAGCTTCTAAATTTCATCTTGAACGTTG catGAGAATATTACCACATCATCAAGATACTGGAGGATTCTTCGTGGCTGTgctggaaaaaataaaatctctgCCATGGGAAAGTTGtgtattaaatcaaaatgtgCAGGATAGTAACGAAGACAAGGAGATGCATGCTCTTGAAAAAGTTTCACAAGATACAAAGCTTTTAGAAGGTGGAAAGCGaacattagaaaaagaaaagaaatcacGAGAGTCACAAAAAAAGCGAAGAAGGACTATGGGTTATAGAGAGGATCCATTCGTCTTCTTCAAGGACCAAATGGAAGACGTATGGCAATCCATTAA AGATTTTTATGGTATATCTGATGATTTAGATCCTCGTTGTTTATTAGTAAGATGTCacgaaggaaaaaagaaaaatatttattttacatcatCGGCAATCCGTGATATAGTAATAtccaatgaaaaaaaagtaaagatgATCAACACTGGCGTTAAAACGTTTGTGCGATgcgacaataaaaatatgaattgcGCCTTCAGACTTGCTCAAGAAGGGATGCATAGTATAATTCATTACATAAGTGATGACAGAAAAGTTCAGATATCGAAAGAGGATTTAATAATGCTTTTACAAAATGATGATCCACACACGCCGCctgaaattgtaaaattaaattcagacACGCAGGAACGTCTTAAGGAATttg cAACTGGAAGTTGTATCCTGTTATACACAGAAGAGAAGACTGACACTTTAAATCGTCTAAATCTTCAACTGGTAGGGTGGAGGGGAATAATGTCTCTCAGAGCATATGTGCCTACTTGTGACGCAATTCATTATTTACGGCTTTTAGGAGCAGATTGTTCTAAATTTG aaaaaaataaattcgaggAAAATCGCGCAGCCGCATTAACTGAGGATGTCAACAATGGTGATGTTAAAACTGAATTTGAAACTGAAGTTAAAACGGAAGATTAA